The region CATGCAGAAAGCAGGGACACCAGGTGCTGGGCTCGCTTCAAGCGTACCTCACCGCCCTGGCGCACCCCGGGACGCCATTTCCCTCGCTCGTGCCGCTGACCATCTCAAGCTGCCGGTGAGCAGTTACTCGTTATGTACCTGACCTGATATTCAAGCCCTTAAGTGGGGGTTTTGTCGTCCGATGAAAAGAGTGGGCAAGGGAGAGGCCCACTAAGCGCAAGAGTGAACGGAGAATCACTCGCCGTGTCGGAGGATTTGGCACAAGAGCGCCGAACTTTCCCGATTAATTAGGGGTAGTTCACGGAGGAACGGGAACACGGTGGTTCCCGGAAGTGACAGGGAGGTGACTCATGGCTCTGCGCATCAATACCAACATGATGGCGATAAACGCCCATCGGTTGCTGCGAGAAAACGACTACACGCGCGGAAAATCCCTGCAACGGCTGTCGAGCGGTCTGCGAATCAACGGAGCGCAGGATGACGCCGCGGGACTCGCGATTTCCGAGAAATTCCGCTCGCAAGTCAACGGCCTCAACCAGGCGGTGTCGAACACCCAGGACGCGATGAACCTGGTGCAGACCGCGGAAGGCGCCCTCAACGAGACCGAAGCGATCCTGCAGAGAATGCGGCAACTGGCCGTGCAGGGCGCCAACGACACGCTCACGGTCTCCGATCGCGCCAACATCGTCGACGAACTCCAGGCCCTGGTACGCGAGATCGACCGGATCGCCAAGGATACCCAGTTCAACTCCAAGGTCCTGCTCAACGGCGGCATCGCGGCCACGCAGGGCTTCACGTTCCAGGTCGGCGCAAACGCCGATCAGTGGATGAACGTCGTCATCAACACGGCCAACGCCAAGGCCCTCGGCGTGCTGATGACCCAGATCTCGGTCGACAACGCCTACAACGCGAGCACCACGATCTTCAACCTGGACAAGGCGATCCACGAGGTCTCCTCGCGCCGGTCCAAACTGGGCGCGGTGATCAACCGCATGGAGCACACGGTCGCGAACCTGAGCGTCCAGCGAGAGAACATGTCCGCATCCGAGAGCCGCATCCGCGACCTGGACATGGCCGCCGAGATGTCGACCCTCACGAAGCAGCAGATCCTCACGCAGTCGGGCCAGGCGATGCTCGCCCAGGCCAACCAGCTGCCGCAGCAGATCCTGCAACTCCTCCGCGGTTAATCCCGCGGAAGGGCGCACGATCTCTGATTTCACAGCTAAAACTCACCAATTTTACCGACCCAAGCCCTGTCACCCCTCCCCCCGTAGAGGCCAGTCCAGTTTTGGACTGGCCTTTCTCATTAACTTGCTACTTTTCTGCAACTTTATTCAGCATTCTGCTAAAGAACGCGAGATATCGGTCGATTTATATAACAGGGAAGGTGTTAACCCGGGACACGGAGGTCCTGGCTGTACCACAAGGAGGTATTTCGCGATGGCGCATCCGCAACGTCCACGAGGGACGGCCATCCGAGCGAGAGTTTACTGACACCAGCCCTGTCACACCCCGTAGTAGAGGCCGGCTCCATTGGAGCCGGTTTCTTTTTTTTTGATCGCGCTTCGCTCCATAATGCCTATAGGTGGCGGCGATCACGCCGATATTTCGAATGAAGGCCATAGGGTAAGCGGCCGATTGATGGACAGGTGTCCATCCTAAGCGGGTTTGAAACGTGCCTTCGCACGCACTGAAATGCGGCGAGACGTCCCTTAGCGGGAAGATCTCGATGAGATCCCACCGGATCGGGTCGCTTCCTTTCCCCGAAAGGAGGACGACCATAAAAGAAGCGTAACACCGCACGTATCTCGGTTTACGCACCGCCCGAGCTTTGCCACGGATGGATCTCGGGCGTAGGAATCAA is a window of Candidatus Tanganyikabacteria bacterium DNA encoding:
- a CDS encoding flagellin, which codes for MRINTNMMAINAHRLLRENDYTRGKSLQRLSSGLRINGAQDDAAGLAISEKFRSQVNGLNQAVSNTQDAMNLVQTAEGALNETEAILQRMRQLAVQGANDTLTVSDRANIVDELQALVREIDRIAKDTQFNSKVLLNGGIAATQGFTFQVGANADQWMNVVINTANAKALGVLMTQISVDNAYNASTTIFNLDKAIHEVSSRRSKLGAVINRMEHTVANLSVQRENMSASESRIRDLDMAAEMSTLTKQQILTQSGQAMLAQANQLPQQILQLLRG